The DNA region TAAATAATTGCTaacatattgttttttttttgtcctaaTCCATTCCAGGCGGTGCCGGCTCGGGCCGCTCCGCATCTTTTTCTTTCTTGATCAACACCGGCAGATGGGACTGCATCGGAACCTCTTCGCCGTACTTTggctgcaaacaaaaaaaaaaacataaaattgagttattgaacaattcttcaagcGACAAGACGTCAATCTTACCGCAACGACCTGCAGGTCGGCCGTGTCCGCCGAACTGTGCGAAGAAATCCCAAGCAGCACGTCCATCCGGTCCTGCGTGACGTGCCCAATCTGGTGCTCCATAATCTCGCGCGCGTGCTCCAGCATGGGTTCCCGGAACTCGGGACAGATGGTGAGTGCGTCCTGGAGTTGCGACGCCGGCAGCTGCAACAGAATGCCCAAACTCTGCGGCGTCAGCCGTTGGGCGCACTTGAGAAACCCGTCCCAGACGACCTTCTGCTTCCACACCTGCTTCACGATCAGCCGCTGCAGCAGATTCGTCACGAAGCCGGCCAGCCGCGGATGAAGCGTGAGCGATTGAATGACGGTTCGCATGAGCAGCGTCGGCAGCGGGGTCAGCTCGACCAGCTGCTGGATGACGCTGCCGAGTACGTCGTGGGTGTACGTCTCCTTCTCGGCCAGACACAGCGAGGTGGCCTTAACGACCCACTTCAGCTCGACCTTGGCCGTGTCGACGGTGTGCAGCGCGACGAGAAGTTCCGCCGGCGAAAGGGGCAGATTCGAGGTGGTGATTTCGGCGCCGATGCCGAGCAGCCGGTTGAACACCTCCTTCACCACGACCGGATTCAGCTTGATCAGCTTGGGCAGCACGGCGAGAATTTCCTTCTTGGTGAGCCCGTTGATGACCGGAATGAGGAGGCGCACGTCGGATACCTTCGTTTGGTGCAGGATGCGCACGCGGTCGACCAGTTCCGGTGTGGGGATTGCTGAAAGAGATTAGAAGTAGTATGAGCTGGTTTATAATTTTTGAGGTATTTAAAAGTagataaataatattgaaaaatatttgcaacgtccTAACGTCCTACCATAAAGTCAAGACAAATAAAACATATGAGCAGTTCCTcgacgaaatcggtatttttttaattttaatttttgtattatttaatccggctgaaacttttttggtgccttcggtatgcctaaggctaccaactgtacgtattttttccttaccatacggattttcgaacctcttcgcggatttttaacaggccggaatttttgaagggaattttacgcataatacggatttgtacggaattttaacaactttttaatcattgaattgcttttgatttggtcgaagcttttgttaacgagacatttttatttttctgtgagtttgatttaaaaagggagagtctTCCGgagtttcctcaattcaaacttgattatcaataattctagagtttttgaactattgtctttcatatgttgataggaccttttttttaaaaaaaactctagaattgtttacTAAATATATTCCATTTCTAAAGGCTTTCGGAAACTTGTGAAAATATTTCGTTaatttaacaaatctagagttttttttaaaggtcctataaactgttgtgtttcacatgcaATGGGacctttttaataaaaaaaaactctggaaaagtgttcgtgaaaacactaagaacgatattattcgtaaatgcaaacttgacatttcgtaaacttttaaacctttaacaaaaaaatgaagaacataatgatttgattcaaatcatggtttattttatgaatactttttatcaaatttatcaaatttaatttatcaaaataattaattggcagtttttgttataccatggtttcatatcggcaaagtgtacggatttttgctaagcaagagttggtagccttaggtatgcccaaagaagccattttgcatcattagtttgtccatatgattttccatacaaatttggcagctggccatataaaaatgatatatgaaaattcaaaaatctgtatcatttaaaggaattttttgatcgatttggtgtcttgggcaaagttgtaggtacggataaggactacactgaaaaaaatgatacagggtaaacaaattttttggtggatcttaatttcactttttctcaaacttgatttgcaaaaaaaaaacactatttttatttttttctgatatgtttcaggggacatcaaatgccaacttttcagaaatttccagaacggtaagaaaatctttgactgagttatgatttttgaatcaatactgatttttatcaaaaatcgaaatattggtcgcaaacatttttcaacttcgatgtaaaatcgaatttgcaatcaaaaaggtctttactgaaattttgataaagtgcaccattttcaagttacagccattgtcaggtaattgttttgaaattagttgcagttattattttttttaattagtgcacggGTCCGGTGGTGaggtggttagcgtggtagcctctcaccccagtataacctgggttcaatcccagacggacccgatggcatttttcgagacgagatttgcctgatcacgccttctatcggatggggaagtaaaacgtcgatcctttagcgtaaaagaggttttgagtgactcaccacacataaccttcggaagcctagaaatgagcagaaaacttgcaacagagaccacaaaagacccgggggtcgttaaagtggattgctttgccttttttttacatgttttcccttttgaaaaaaatatttttgtaaagttgagaaaattatctacattttgctttcttaatctttgttgatacgacccttagttgatgagatattgccatgcaaaggtttaaaaacaggaaaattgatgttttctaagtctcacccaaacaacccaccattttctaatgtcaatatctcagcaacgaatggtccgtttttcaatgttaaaatatgaaacattcgtgaaattttccgatctttcgaaaatagtctttaatttttttttaaatcaagactaacatttcaaaagggcttaacTTTCAATATcacacccttttgaaatgttagtattgattttttaaatcaataaggtaccaaaaaagtctcagccggattaaaaaatacaaaaaaacgttacttaatccaccggaaggtggttgctgccttcctcctaaaagccttgcaaccacacactacgaaagctttggctaacgcttacttagtaaagacactatacatctgagtgctgccatctaggtatgataaatttaatgaaccatttgaaagcactgcagtgtttgtgtgcgtgcactgagcgtaaagttccgacagctatccgccggagctttcaaattatgtaaataatgacccttttagtatcaaccaaaacagtttttcgaacatatcttttaaagtactgcaccaagccggatgaaatttaaaaagacttaaagaacctgaaggcaaatccaaaaacatagatccggacaaaatcggtcgagccagttccgagaaaagtgagtgagaaaaaaaattctacgtccatccacacgcacagacatttgctcagaatttgattctgagtcgatatgtatacgtaaaggtatatctgggaggcttatttaaaaagttcaatttttgagtgattttatagccttgcctcagtgaggtgaggaaggcaaaaacgaatGATCTATatttcagagaattgctccataaTGAAAAGACAACAATGAAAAGATTTTGTAGTTTCATCGcttaaattttcatgttcatgGATGGTCTCTTATTGCAATTGTAGGGAAAAGGACTGATTTTTCCTATCAGGctactttttaaatttacaatccTGTTGTGTCATTTTCGAATAAGGAAATGGCCTAATATTCATTGTCAAAAATCACAgaactgaaatagtagtttatgcaacaagttgcaaaaagaggatttttcagcacgagtcgtacatttattcaacgaggttcaccgagttggataaatacgaagagtgctgaaaaaatcaagttttgcaacgagttccatacaacattttttgcaattccaaaaaacacactgagtgaaattttatgtcaaattttcatgtattttgtcaataaatcgtttaaataaaaaaaatgttgaaaagtgttacttttcgaaacaagtgctgaaaagttcaacttttcagcacccatttgagtgctgaaaggtagaacttttcagcatttatttgtgGGTCTGTGgtgcaggggtagcggcttcggctgccgatcccgatgatgctatgagacgcgggttcgattcccgccttatccactgagcttctatcggatggtgaagtaaaacgtcggtcccggtttctcctgtctcgtcagaggcgctggagcagaaatcccacgttagaggaaggccatgccccggggggcgtagtgccaatagtttcgtttttttttttttttttttttgaaaagtgttgctattcgattctgttatttttttgtacagaaaagtaggctatttcgtcgttcaagaatgacaggaaaagtaagtagtttcactatggaattgcaaaaagtatttttcagcaTATTTGAGTGCACGACAAATAACATTCTAGTGGGGAAAGGCACGTTCCACTAAAatgaaatcaattcaaaatgtgTTTTCCGGGAATGCCAAAAAAGTtgggtttaattttaaaattttaaaatcagttttattgaaatagttTCCGAGGTACAGTGAGTTGAAAAATTAGGGCTAATTAGATGACACtgttaaaaatcgtttttcagaggctgtatttcagcaaccagctgtctgataaacaaagtcgaaaaaagaaaattgctgcctttcacaaatatttttgcGGAGGTGCCTTGCCTTCGCAAAGTatttagaaattgcaaaaaaaaatctacttttttagagaaaaatgcctttaaatatttataaattcaaaacggTGCAAATCCTAACAAGATTTTTCTTTCTAAAATAATCATATAAAACCGTTTATATTGCCGGAACTAAATTTTGTACAATATTAATCTATAACGCAAAGCCTTAAATAGGGCGGTATTTCAAAAAGCCCGGGAGTCAGCTAGCATCAtcgactttgccaatgttttaaaaaaattcatatttttaggagtcaactttggctgtattttttttactaatgtTTGCTATATGTTAGGTAAAAAGAAgtgtgcagtaatttttctagtgacCCAGACTATGCCTTTACGCATTTCTTTACAAtgtaaatgataatggtgccatttcatAGCaggaaatgtgaaaaacaagcaaaaaattgacggtaaaaacatgaaaaaattagaaaggcaaaatgtaatgataggagttggtagaataggccaaatactaccaaaaaaaaacataaactaaacaagataaacgcaaattaaaatactaaaaatgaaacaagaaaaacataaaacaagagaagcaaagtttttcgtagaacaaaagttgctcaaaatggcctcctaaagaaggaaaaaataaaaaggagaatgggcaaatttgtatgggagctggtccaaggatgtacacgaacgggaccaacttttttcgaaagatctcgccgagacatgaaaaaaagtcttcgggaccaactctctaaaccccggggttcaaaagttacaacttgttgaagtttgagcattttggctactctgtttcattatggatttcgattttcttggcATCATTCGACGcctatcagcaaaaactatgagttctgattaGTTTTAGCaagattgaaacatgatttctcttgtttttatctgtttgaaccgtttgtgcaagaggcatcccatagaaacaagtcgaaacttcaaggttttgaaaccggatccgacccagactgcttcagtgactatggaaggcttcagtgcaatgttgtaacaacttattgggatgttctgagtcatccgagaactccttggagttaagaccggtgagtctaccgccgtaacaagcaagatttCGGCagtttttgaccactgatcatacccacatggcttcagtgagtgtggtggactgctttgctaatgtgtaaggatgtcctgggtcatccaaggactccctgcaGTTATGGTCTGTGGAACTACAGCCGttacaagcaagaggtcgacgatttttgaccccggaacatacacgcatagcttcagacagtatggtagactgctttgttaatgtgttgggatgtctttggtcatccttgggctccctggagtttagatatttgggtcactgtaacaagacaaaggtcgatgatttttaaccgcacatcataaccgcaaagattcagtgagtatggcagactgtattgctgttatgttgcgatgttctggaccattccagggagtccttgtaacagtcgtagacctacagatcataactccagggagtccttggatgacccaggacatcctaacacattagcaaagcagtctaccatactgtctgaagctatgcgtgtatgttccggggtcaaaaatcgtcgacctcttgcttgtaaCGGCTGTAGTTCCACAGACCATAACtgcagggagtccttggatgacccaggacatccttacacattagcaaagcagtccaccacactcactgaagccatgtgggtatgatcagtggtcaaaaactGCCGaaatcttgcttgttacggcggtagactcaccggtcttaactccaaggagttctcagatgactcagaccatcccaataagttgttacaacattgcactgaagccttccatagtcactgaagcagtctgggtcggatccggtttcaaaaccttgaagtttcgacttgtttctatgggatgcctcttgcacaaacggttcaaacggataaaaacaagagaaatcatgtttcaatcatgctaagacatatcagaactcatagtttttgctgataggCGTCGAATGAAgccaagaaaatcgaaatccataatgaaacagagattttataaatgattttggaaatagcaaaaatacgattttttgtacattttaaccaaaaaagttcaaaattcaacaAGTTGTagcttttgaaccccggggtttagagagttggtcccgaagactttttttcatgtctcggcgagatctttcgaaaaaagttggtcccgttcgtgtacatccttggaccaaatttgcccattctccttttagaaaaaaaagtgggCAGTAGGGGTTAAATGCTCACTGACAGCACCGGTCATGCTCGTTATTTGGGTGCGATCGTATGTTTACACACGAAGTAAACCCGAGAGAATGGCGAGCTCAACACTCAAATAGCCGGGCGACACGACGACATATGCTCtttctttttctctttcttACTTGTGTGGGTAAGTGTGgtgacagcaatcatttgaatgcaGTCGTGGTCCAAGTGACTAATATTTTGGTTAAATTCAAACGAACgagccgttttttttttcgaggggtTGGGGGAGTTGTCAAAACCATTCTGaaccaaaaaggaaaaaataaaaaaaaatgttgtttatgccgttgcaaatatttttctatgtttATGTCACCCTTCTATTCAAAATCGGCCCAAAAAattagggagcaaaaaaaatatttttccaaaaaacttcaaaatgtcaaaGCAAATTTAACTGCAATCATCTGAAATCATTTCAATTtggtttacaaaaaataataaataaaataattaaaataataataataataatagtaggtaattaaaaaatcttttgaagttttcaaagttttcgatGTTTGGTaccgaacttttttttcgctaaaatttttgttttcatcaaatccttcattttttgaaaactaatgattgcaaaacaactgaactagtgtaaaatgcattttaaagcacttttttcattcaaatgttaaaattatggcttgttattatgatttttatatctttatatttttttgcccccctccccTCGATCCCGCATCAGCCTAAACGAATTACCAACAAATTATTAAGTACTCACTCTTCTCCGTCAGAATGTAGATAATCCTCGTGATGATCGTCTCCGACCCCTTCGGGCACTCCTCAATCAGCTTCAACAGCTCCTCACTCTCCGCCCCGATCTTCCTCACCGGTGCCTCAATCGCCCTCAGCACCGCCCTCTTCATATCCGAGGTGGCCTTCGTGTAGACGTGCGACAGCCGGTGGATCATCTCCTGGTTGTAGACCAGAACTTCCAGAAACAGGCCGAGACAGGCTTTCGCCAGTTCGTCCGTCCAAACGCGGGGATGTTCGGAGCGTCCGAGCTCGTTCGCGAATACCGGTTCCGGGGGGTATTCCTGCTCCAGGTAGGACAGCCAGAGTAGGGCGTACTGTTCCATTTCGTCGGTGAGGATGCGATGGAGGGAGTAGATGTGGATCAGGTTTTGGATTGCTTTTTCGCGGATGATGGCGTTGTCGTGAACGGAGTGCTTCAGGAGGATGTCGAGGAAGGTTTTCTCTTTTGGGGGACGCCGGATGAGGAGGTCCTTGGAGATTTGCATGCCGCAGTCGGCGAGTTCCTCGAGTTGGCACATGTAGGCGAGGATGGTGATGACGTCGTCGGGGAGGAGGGGGGCTTCGAGGTAGATGCGCTTGAGGAGGGACTCCTTTTCGCGGAAGTTTTCCCGGTCCATGATGTTGGTGACGAGTTTGAGGAGGAGTTGGGTGTACGGTTGGTCGGCTTTGGACTCGGACTTGATGTAGGTGTGGCGGGTGAAGCCTTGCAGCAGGCTGTACTCTTCGAAGATCCAGGAGAAGGCGAGGTCGATGCGTTTGCAGATTTCCTCGAGGATAAAGTCCAGGATGAGCATGCGGACGGAGGGCATGAAGTGGGAGCCGAACACGGTGATGATGCGTTTGCGCTTGAAGGCTGCTCCGCCGATGAGGGCTTGCTTTTCCGCTTTTAATATGCGCTTGACGGCGTCGTTCAGGAAGGTGTGTTTCAGGTCGACCGGCTGCTGCTTGGTGACCTCCTGCAGACGAAGCACTTTGACGCGCTGCTTCATTTTTGGCTCGCCGGAGGCACCCTTAACTCGTTCCAGCGTTTCGCGTAACTTTCGTGTCGCCTCAAGCTTGCGCCGATCATCTTCTGGGAGGCGCTCCATGTCAACATCAACCTCCTCCTCGTCCAGTTCTTCAACGGCTTCAGCGTCCGCTTCGCGACCGGCGCGTCCTCTGATAATGCTGCGCTCTTCGTCGTCGCTGATTTTGGGCCGCATTGGCGGTTCTTTGGTCATGGCGGACGCGCCCGGACCCACGCGCACATCGGTCAATTGCTTGGCGAACGATTCGGCGATTCGCTGGATCTGCTGGGGGACGGTCACGTTCGGCGCGAGTGGGACGTACCCGGTGTTGAAGAAGGAGTTGGGTTCCGCGGGGAGTTTGGACAGGTTGTTGAGGACAAGCTGCGTCACAACATCGAGCTTTTGCAGGTGGTCCGTGAGAAATTGCTCGTTGAGTCGGTTTGAGCGCGCTTTCTGCTCGTTCAACTCATCGTAATCGATTTCCATTTGGCGTGGAGTTGCGACCGCCGCTGCAGCGGATCGTTCCTTCTCCCGCCGCATGTGCTCGCTTAGTTTGGCCTTTTTGGCCGCCAGCTGGGAGGACATGGAGTTCTCGAGGGCGCGCTTGGCACGGCGTTGCTGCTCGCGCTTGTCCAACTTTGGGATGGCGCGGCCAATTTCGCTGTTTGAGGCTCCTAAATCTTGCAGAACTTGCGCGATTGCCGTTTGGTGCTCGTAACAGGCCGGGTGTTTGATCAGATTTAGGAAttgcattttcagatttttcctCACCGAACTGACCTGCGAATTGGTCAGCGTTGGTGGCAGGTTCGAGTGGAGGTTTTTCAATGCTTCCACGACCTGGTTCATCATCGACGGACGCATCTTGGCGATGATGCAGAGCGTTCCCGTGCACGCAATCAAATTCACCGAAGAAATGTGCGACGCGGCATGAAATTGTAGCAGCAAATCGAAGATATTGACCGCTTCGTCCTCCAACTTTCTCCTTCTGGCAATCTTCAGCGTCAGCGGAACGTTCTCCAAAGAAAAGTCATTCTCCCGCTTCATACTGTCCTCGTCCGGGTGCGTCTGCAGAATTACCACCCCCTCCAAAAACTTAATCGCATTCGTCCGGATTCCGTCGTTATCGTTATCAATCATGTCCAAAATCGAAGCCTTCACCAAGCACAGCGTATTCCAAGCCTGCTCCACCTCCTCCGTAATATCCGACAGCCCACAGATCCACTGCAGCGCTTGCTTGTAGATCGCCCCGCAGCCCTGAATCACCCTCTTGGCCACACTCGGCGCCGCATCCCGCAACAACCCAAATAAAATATTCACCACCTTCGGCAGCAAACTAATGTTCATCTTGCAGACCTCCTCGATAAACCCCGCCACCGTTTTCCGCACATCCTGATTCGTATCGTGGCCAAACGCCAAAATATTCTCCAAAAACTCCAGCAACAAGTCCGTGTCGGAGTGCAAAATCAACTCCTGGACCTTGGCGATGATCTCGCACTTTTGGGCACTTCCCGCTGTCAAGGATTCGTTAAGCGCCTCCACAATCTGCAAGTCAAAcgtaatttttagtaaaattccaaaaaatcaaaccagaaTTCACCAACCTTCCCGCGGGCCGAGGCGATCTTCTCATTTGTGAAGAGCGATGCCGCCTCGAAGCTGCTGCTGCGAAGCAAAAAGTTGTCCATCCTGGCGGAGCTTCTTCCTCACAAACTCCACAAAAGAGGCTCAAATTTTACGCGAAACTAGCTAAATCAACCGTCACTCGTTATTTCACTAGAAAGTGGTCATTTTTAACAGCGAAGTGGACCGTAATAACCTGCGAAACGCGACGAAAAACTCTCCGAAATCCGACGGAATCGCGCGAGAAAACAGCCGAAAGTGGTCGATTTGACAGAAGGGCGTTACGGTTTGGTGGAAGCGTCGTTGACAGAAGGCGTTATGAATTATGGAGGCGTTATGGATTCTTGGGTGGCGGTAAGTTGAACACGCTCGAACAAAATAactcatttcaaaaattttgtttacgCAACTTTCGTTGAAAACTCAACAAAAATTactaaggcttcatccataaagtacgtcacgctaaaatcagccaaaatttaccccctccccgtttgtcacgctttccctatagaggtttctacgtgcgcatgtattgcgtgtacgtacacgaaaaagattgaggttaaattttgtccggccagcaaaatcaaatggtgcgctagtgtgtgtacgcgaaacgtcataaagctctatacttataacacgcaatgtcacactttctcagacccccccccccctccccccctagagcgtgacatactttatggatgacgcctaagggtaactctagagtttttttaagaggtccaataaaccaaattaccagttttagctttttgggtgttttttgaaaccgccttgagtcaggggtattaaaaaacatccaaaaagcaaaaactgaaaactgaaattaaaaaaaaataactccagaACCGTTTTCGTGTTTCTCTagatttctatatttttttcttttaattttcaagttctaaaatttcttaattttcttgaaatcttattattttaaattcttaaattcttaaattcttaaattcttaaattcttaaattcttaaattcttaaattcttaaattcttaaattcttaaattcttaaattcttaaattcttaaattcttaaattcttaaattcttaaattcttaaattcttaaattcttaaattcttaaattcttaaattcttaaattcttaaattcttaaattcttaaattcttaaattcttaaattcttaaattcttaaattcttaaattcttaaattctcaaattcttaaatttttaaactcttaaattcttaaattcttaaattcttaaattcttaaattcttaaattcttaaattcttaaattcttaaattcttaaattcttaaattcttaaattcttaaattcttaaattcttaaattcttaaattcttaaattcttaaattcttaaattcttaaattcttaaattcttaaattcttaaattcttaaattcttaaattcttaaattcttaaattcttaaa from Culex quinquefasciatus strain JHB chromosome 3, VPISU_Cqui_1.0_pri_paternal, whole genome shotgun sequence includes:
- the LOC6043768 gene encoding symplekin, with the protein product MDNFLLRSSSFEAASLFTNEKIASARGKIVEALNESLTAGSAQKCEIIAKVQELILHSDTDLLLEFLENILAFGHDTNQDVRKTVAGFIEEVCKMNISLLPKVVNILFGLLRDAAPSVAKRVIQGCGAIYKQALQWICGLSDITEEVEQAWNTLCLVKASILDMIDNDNDGIRTNAIKFLEGVVILQTHPDEDSMKRENDFSLENVPLTLKIARRRKLEDEAVNIFDLLLQFHAASHISSVNLIACTGTLCIIAKMRPSMMNQVVEALKNLHSNLPPTLTNSQVSSVRKNLKMQFLNLIKHPACYEHQTAIAQVLQDLGASNSEIGRAIPKLDKREQQRRAKRALENSMSSQLAAKKAKLSEHMRREKERSAAAAVATPRQMEIDYDELNEQKARSNRLNEQFLTDHLQKLDVVTQLVLNNLSKLPAEPNSFFNTGYVPLAPNVTVPQQIQRIAESFAKQLTDVRVGPGASAMTKEPPMRPKISDDEERSIIRGRAGREADAEAVEELDEEEVDVDMERLPEDDRRKLEATRKLRETLERVKGASGEPKMKQRVKVLRLQEVTKQQPVDLKHTFLNDAVKRILKAEKQALIGGAAFKRKRIITVFGSHFMPSVRMLILDFILEEICKRIDLAFSWIFEEYSLLQGFTRHTYIKSESKADQPYTQLLLKLVTNIMDRENFREKESLLKRIYLEAPLLPDDVITILAYMCQLEELADCGMQISKDLLIRRPPKEKTFLDILLKHSVHDNAIIREKAIQNLIHIYSLHRILTDEMEQYALLWLSYLEQEYPPEPVFANELGRSEHPRVWTDELAKACLGLFLEVLVYNQEMIHRLSHVYTKATSDMKRAVLRAIEAPVRKIGAESEELLKLIEECPKGSETIITRIIYILTEKTIPTPELVDRVRILHQTKVSDVRLLIPVINGLTKKEILAVLPKLIKLNPVVVKEVFNRLLGIGAEITTSNLPLSPAELLVALHTVDTAKVELKWVVKATSLCLAEKETYTHDVLGSVIQQLVELTPLPTLLMRTVIQSLTLHPRLAGFVTNLLQRLIVKQVWKQKVVWDGFLKCAQRLTPQSLGILLQLPASQLQDALTICPEFREPMLEHAREIMEHQIGHVTQDRMDVLLGISSHSSADTADLQVVAPKYGEEVPMQSHLPVLIKKEKDAERPEPAPPGMD